A window from Cryptomeria japonica chromosome 1, Sugi_1.0, whole genome shotgun sequence encodes these proteins:
- the LOC131060254 gene encoding IQ domain-containing protein IQM5, translating into MGVPLFLREESQTLLAGAGGKHVSDTCTEKLAELAALGSISFKAKRLRRMTARSTSFNGRDLEINASGSMSFKGRKRETDLRRSSSFKCKNIETASEDCINFKDEELPIPTQGTISPRASYSESASSSSISSKKMSLESSPLGSDSYKEEAAALKLQKVYKSYRTRRSLADCAVYIEELWWQAIDFAIDFVTLERNTVSFFDIGKPETAVSRWSRASIKAAKVGKGLSKDEKARKLALQHWLEAIDPRHRYGHNLHFYYDAWFKNDTAQPFFYWLDVGDGRDLNLERCSRAKLQQQCIKYLGPKEREHYEVIVEDGKFVYKYSGHLVDTSKGSKGSKWIFVLSTLRKLYVGQKKKGTFQHSSFLAGGATSAAGRLIVHEGILKSIWPYSGHYLPTEENFKEFINFLEENSIDHTNVQKDPPNEDEMSVDAEENLITGSEPNSEAERDEQHLVEKFGKLDSQKEFKCASTLVKESEAFWPSFRRIETDEICTRFTPDGFKDSNDKMFSNDSDENMLLQEGIVLEKRDSSAQEAHKSAGCQDNQEVCYKRSLSDKNLVDTRTEVPQKSLLQRLHSKKSLQSYQLGKQLSLKWSTGAGPRIGCVADYPSELRVMALEKVHLSPRYRSTNSPREFLDSPRKSTSPKNSS; encoded by the exons ATGGGTGTTCCACTTTTCTTACGCGAGGAAAGCCAAACATTGCTTGCAGGTGCAGGTGGAAAACATGTATCAGATACCTGCACAGAAAAACTTGCTGAACTAGCTGCATTGGGATCCATTAGTTTCAAAGCCAAACGTTTACGAAGAATGACAGCTAGATCCACTAGTTTTAATGGCAGGGATCTGGAAATAAATGCATCTGGGTCCATGAGTTTCAagggaagaaaaagagaaactgATCTCCGGCGGTCCAGTAGTTTCAAATGCAAAAACATAGAAACAGCTTCAGAGGATTGTATCAATTTTAAAGACGAAGAGTTACCAATTCCTACCCAAGGAACAATTAGTCCCAGAGCCAGTTATTCGGAATCAGCATCATCGAGTTCAATAAGTTCTAAGAAAATGAGTTTGGAGAGTTCCCCATTGGGATCAGATAGCTATAAAGAGGAAGCAGCTGCACTCAAATTGCAGAAAGTTTATAAAAGTTACCGCACAAGACGGAGTCTTGCAGATTGTGCTGTATACATCGAGGAACTCTG GTGGCAAGCTATCGACTTTGCTATCGACTTTGTGACTCTCGAGCGGAATACTGTTTCATTTTTTGATATTGGGAAACCAGAGACAGCAGTTTCCCGATGGTCACGAGCAAGCATAAAGGCAGCAAAG GTTGGAAAGGGTTTGTCTAAGGATGAAAAGGCTCGCAAACTAGCTTTACAGCACTGGCTTGAGGCT ATTGACCCACGACACCGTTATGGACACAATTTGCATTTCTATTATGACGCATGGTTTAAAAATGACACAGCACAACCCTTTTTCTATTG GCTGGATGTTGGAGATGGTAGGGATCTCAATCTTGAACGTTGTTCAAGGGCGAAGTTGCAGCAACAATGCATAAAATATCTTGGCCCT AAAGAGAGAGAGCATTATGAAGTTATAGTTGAAGACGGAAAATTTGTATACAAATATAGTGGTCATCTGGTTGACACATCAAAAGGATCTAAGGGATCAAAGTGGATATTTGTATTGAGCACATTAAGAAAGCTCTATGTTGGCCAG AAAAAGAAGGGCACATTTCAACATTCTAGCTTCTTAGCAGGAGGCGCAACATCTGCGGCTGGAAGATTGATTGTACATGAAGGCATCCTAAAG TCAATTTGGCCTTATAGTGGGCATTATCTCCCAACTGAAGAAaacttcaaagaatttatcaacttTCTGGAGGAAAATAGCATAGACCACACCAATGTGCAG AAGGATCCACCTAATGAAGATGAAATGTCTGTTGATGCTGAAGAGAACTTGATCACTGGTAGCGAACCCAACTCAGAAGCAGAAAGAGATGAGCAGCATTTGGTTGAAAAGTTCGGAAAACTTGATTCACAGAAGGAATTTAAATGCGCTTCTACTTTGGTGAAAGAATCAGAAGCTTTCTGGCCTTCCTTTAGAAGGATCGAAACAGACGAAATTTGCACTAGGTTTACACCTGATGGGTTTAAGGATTCAAACGACAAAATGTTTTCTAATGACTCTGATGAAAACATGCTTCTTCAAGAAGGGATTGTACTTGAGAAGAGAGATAGCAGTGCTCAAGAGGCACATAAAAGTGCAGGCTGCCAAGATAATCAAGAGGTGTGCTACAAAAGGAGTTTGTCAGATAAAAACCTTGTAGATACTAGAACAGAGGTGCCTCAGAAATCACTACTCCAAAGGCTTCACTCCAAAAAATCCTTACAATCTTATCAGCTCGGAAAACAACTCTCTCTCAAATGGTCAACTGGTGCAGGTCCACGAATAGGCTGTGTTGCAGACTACCCTTCAGAACTACGTGTCATGGCTCTGGAAAAAGTACATCTATCCCCAAGGTATAGGTCAACCAACAGTCCAAGGGAGTTTCTGGACTCTCCAAGGAAGTCCACATCCCCAAAAAATTCCTCGTAG